One part of the Gammaproteobacteria bacterium genome encodes these proteins:
- a CDS encoding 4Fe-4S dicluster domain-containing protein, with protein MKQPETNGRRVFLSKLLGGGVAAAGALMGLRAPALAKVLEGPDEGFDPGEHDYVFVVDIQKCIGCGNCVRACGIENNVPEGQFRTWIERYVVTHEGVHVDSPEGGMNGFEAIDPALREQAINAFFVPKLCNHCAEAPCVQVCPVGATFTSPEGFVLVDPEHCIGCGYCIQACPYGVRFMNKERRVADKCTWCYHRIRRGQQPACVTVCPTGSRSFGDTRDENDPVAQILKDDQWDVLKPGMHTQCQVLYVGLPRVVV; from the coding sequence ATGAAACAACCCGAGACCAACGGTAGACGTGTGTTTCTGAGCAAACTGCTCGGCGGGGGGGTGGCGGCCGCGGGTGCCCTCATGGGGTTGCGTGCCCCCGCGCTGGCGAAAGTTCTGGAGGGTCCGGACGAGGGATTCGATCCCGGTGAGCACGACTATGTCTTCGTCGTCGACATCCAGAAGTGCATCGGTTGCGGGAATTGCGTGCGCGCCTGCGGTATCGAGAACAATGTCCCGGAAGGTCAGTTCCGCACCTGGATCGAGCGCTATGTGGTGACACACGAGGGCGTACACGTCGACTCGCCCGAAGGCGGTATGAACGGGTTCGAGGCGATCGATCCCGCTTTGCGGGAGCAGGCAATCAACGCGTTCTTCGTGCCCAAGCTCTGCAATCACTGCGCCGAGGCTCCTTGCGTACAGGTGTGTCCGGTGGGAGCGACCTTCACCTCACCCGAGGGCTTCGTGCTGGTGGATCCCGAGCACTGCATCGGCTGCGGCTACTGCATACAGGCCTGCCCCTATGGTGTGCGTTTCATGAACAAGGAGCGACGCGTGGCCGACAAGTGCACCTGGTGTTACCACCGGATCCGGCGGGGTCAGCAACCCGCCTGTGTTACGGTCTGCCCGACGGGATCGCGTTCCTTCGGAGATACCAGGGACGAGAACGATCCCGTGGCACAGATACTGAAAGACGATCAGTGGGACGTGCTCAAACCCGGGATGCACACGCAGTGTCAGGTGCTCTACGTCGGTCTGCCGCGAGTGGTGGTCTGA
- a CDS encoding cytochrome c3 family protein, with protein sequence MKPSPRSHLYRLLLVLAVAGAGFVGLRQLAIPDSWDEEHWYRGDALDELAAQPSRFGGNASCEGSSCHEPPANHKANYDALSQGLHAGVACESCHGPLARHAADGEKLDHARLNVANELCLGCHQELIARPQNFPQFSETLLYHELLNVRETSPCRACHNPHEPA encoded by the coding sequence ATGAAGCCCTCGCCCAGATCGCACCTCTATCGGCTGTTGCTGGTGCTTGCCGTCGCCGGCGCCGGTTTCGTCGGACTGCGACAGCTCGCCATACCCGACAGTTGGGACGAAGAACACTGGTACCGGGGCGATGCGCTGGATGAACTGGCGGCGCAGCCCTCACGTTTCGGCGGAAATGCCTCCTGCGAGGGTTCCTCGTGCCACGAGCCGCCGGCGAATCACAAGGCCAACTACGATGCCCTTTCCCAGGGGTTGCACGCGGGGGTCGCTTGTGAGAGTTGTCACGGCCCCCTCGCACGGCACGCGGCGGACGGCGAGAAGCTTGATCACGCCCGACTGAATGTCGCGAACGAGCTTTGTCTCGGCTGCCATCAGGAACTCATTGCGCGGCCGCAGAATTTTCCTCAGTTCAGCGAGACGCTGTTGTACCACGAACTGCTCAATGTGCGGGAGACATCGCCCTGCCGGGCCTGCCATAACCCCCATGAACCCGCTTGA